In the Deferribacter desulfuricans SSM1 genome, CATTTTTGAATCACTTTTGGGCGCTGTATATCTTGATGGTGGATATAATGAAGCAAGACGGATTGTTTTGATGCTGATGAGTGAATTGATGGATGAATATATTGAAAAAGGGATTATAATTGATCCAAAAACAGAGCTACAGAAAATAACTCAGCAAAAATTTGGTTATATCCCAGAGTATAAGGTTTTGAAAGAAGAAGGTCCAGAGCATGATAAGGTTTTTACTGTGGAATTAAAACTTGCTGATGGGAATAAATTTATTGGTGTAGGTAGAAATAAGAAAAAGGCAGAAATTGATGCTGCAAGCAAGGCGTTGACCTTTTTGCAAGATAATCAGTTAATCTAAATGAAAAACGGCAAAGATATTTTACCTGTTTTTATCCCTTTTGCGGGATGTCCCAAAAAATGTATTTATTGTCAACAAAACAGTATCACTGGTGTTAAATTACATGATTTTAAAAAGGATGTAGAAGATCAAGTAAATCTTTTTTTAAGAGTTAAAAAAAAATGGGGGAAAATAGCTTTTTATGGCGGAAGTTTTAATTTATTACCAAAAGATAAGAGAGAATTTTTGTATAAAGTAGCAAATTCTATAAATATTTTAAAGGTTAGGGTTTCTTGCTACCCTTCTGGTTTTGACACTGAATTAATTAATGAAATGAAAGATAATAATGTTGAGGATGTTGAGTTAGGGGTTCAGAGTTTTTCTGAGAAAGTTTTAAGATTAAATGGTAGGGATTATTCATCTAATGAGGTTGTTAAGATTTTAAAGTTACTTAAGCAGAATAATTTTAATGTAGGGATTCAAATAATGGTTGGAATGTTTGGTGAGGAATATGGTGATATAATTCAGAATATTGATTTTATAGATAAGTTAAAATTTGAATATATTAGGATTTATCCAGCAGTTATTTTTAAAGATACTAAACTGGCAGCGTTAATAAAATCAGGCAAAAATTTAAATTATGGTTTTAGTGAAATAATTGCTATTACAACATTTTATTATATTTTAGCCATTAAAAAAGGGGTTACTGTCTTACGGATTGGTTTGCATAATTCAAGCGGTATTGAACGTTTTATAGAGGGTGGTTATTTTCACCCTTCCTTTGGAGATGTAGTTAAAACTTTTATGATTTATATCTATTTGAAATTATTTAAAAAATCAAAATTATACAAAAATTATCCAAACTATGGGGGAGTAATTGCAAAAATTTTTAATGTTAGTTATGATGAAAAAATCGATATAAACAGTATTGCTTATAAATTGTGGAGTGAGTATTTTGAGAATAACTGGTGGGGAATTAAGGGGGAGATCTTTGATCTCGCCCAAGAGTTCTGGAGTAAGGCCAACAAGTGATAAAGTAAGATCGGCAATTTTTTCTAAGCTTTATAATAAAGTGGTAGATTCATATGTGTTAGATCTTTTTGCTGGCACTGGTGCGTTTGGTATTGAAGCATTGAGTAGAGGGGCAAAATTTGTAACATTTGTTGATATCAATATTTCAACTCTTTTAAAAAATACAAGTTTTATACAAAATGAAAAATTCGAGATTATAAAATCCGATGTTTTTAAAGCTTTTAAAAAGCTAAGAATTAAGTATGATATTATTTTTATTGACCCCCCTTATGGGAAAATTGATTCAAAAGAGTTGTTAAATGCTATTAAATCTCATCAACTTATTGCAAAAAAAGGTGTTTTAATATATGAAGAAAGTATTAGAACAAAATTTGAAATTGAGGAAAGGTTTATTTTGTTTGATACAAAAACTTATGGAGATACAAAAATATATTATTTGGAGTTGACATTATGATTGCAATTTATCCAGGGACTTTTGATCCATTAACAAATGGGCATCTTGATATTATCGAGCGTGGTGCTAAAATGTTTGATAGATTGATTGTGGCGGTTGCTGAAAGTAAAAGGAAAAAACCTTTGTTTGATTTAAATGATAGGGTTACTATGATTGAAGAATCTGTTTTACATCTGCCTAATGTAGAAGTGGAATCTTTTTCTAATCTTTTAGTTGATTTTATGAAAGAGAAGAATGCAGATGTTATATTAAGAGGTCTGAGAGTTGTTTCTGATTTTGAATATGAGCTTCAATTGGCATTAATGAACAGAAAACTTAATGCTAATTGTGAAACGGTGTTTTTGATGCCAAATAAAAAGTACATTTTTTTAAGTTCAAGTATGGTTAGAGAGATTGCTTTACTTGGTGGGGATGTAAGTTGTTTTGTCCCTAAACCTGTAAATGATTTTATTTTAAGGAAAATAAATGATAAGGGAAGAACTTGAAGATTTAGAAGATAAGTTTTTACACCCCAAAGCTGCTAGGTCAAAGGATTCTAAAGGGAGAGGTAAACCTGAAAAAAAGTGCGAATTACGCACTGACTTTCAAAGAGATAGAGATCGTATAATTCATTCAAAAGCATTTCGAAGATTAAAGCATAAAACACAAGTGTTCTTATCGCCACTTGGTGATCATTATCGCACAAGATTAACTCATACTTTGGAAGTTATGCAGATTGCTAAAACTATAGCAAAGTCGCTCAGATTAAATGAAGATTTAGTGGAAGCTATAGCATTGGGGCATGATTTAGGGCATACCCCTTTTGGCCATGCTGGAGAGAAGATTTTAAGTGATATTTTAGGTAAACCTTTTAGGCACTATGCTCACTCTATAACTGTTGTAGAAAAGTTGGAAAAAGATGGTTTTGGATTAAATCTCACTTTTGAAGTATTGGATGGGATAGTAAAACATTCAAAAGGGAAAGGGCCTATTTTTGATGAAAGTAAGTTGGCAAAAACATTGGAGGGGCAAATAGTCAGATTAGCTGACATTATTGCGTATGTTAATCATGATATAGATGATGCAGTTAGAGCAAAAATTATTTCTCTTGATGATATCCCAAAAGATATTTTGAAAAATCTTGGTTATACGCATGGTGAGCGTATACATAATGCTGTAAAAGATGTAGTTTTATCAACTATTGAAAATAATTATGAAAAAGTGGTGATGTCTGATAAAATGCTAAAATTAATTGAAGATTTACGTGAATTTTTATTTGCCAATGTTTATTTGTGTGATATAATTAAAGAAGAGTTTGATAAAGCGTATAAAGTTTTATTTGATTTATATAAGTTTTATGAAAATAATTATGATGCAGTGCCTGAGCTTTTTAGAAAAGCTGCAAAGGACAAAAAAACTGCAATAGTTTATTTTATAGCAGGAATGACTGATAGATATGCTATTGAGGAATATAAGAGAATTTATTTGCCATCAAATTGGCACATTTAATTAGGGAGGGTTGCTTTATGTATAAGGTTCTTGCTATAGATGATAGCCCCACAATGCACCGTCTATTTAAGATGATTTTTACTGAAGAAAATGGTTATCAACTTATTTCCGCTTACAATGGTGAAGAAGGTTTAGATAAGCTGAGAGAATCAGATCCTGATATAATTTTATTAGATTTCGTAATGCCAAAACTAAATGGGTTTCAATTTGCTAAGCTAATTAGAGAGGATTTAAAGAAGAATACACCGATTTTGCTTATTACCAGTAAAGCAGAAAAGGTTGGCGATAGGTTTATTAATAAATTTAGCAATATTGATTGTATTGCCAAACCTTTTCAGGCAGAAGATTTAGAACGTAAAGTAAGAGAGATGCTTAGTGGAGAGAAACCGGAATCTTTAAATATTGATGATAGTGAAAGTGTAGAGCAAGTTGATTTTAAAGTAAATGTGAGTAATGAAAGTGAAAATGCAGTTTCAGGCATAGCTTCTAGAGTTGAAGAGCAGGTATTACCATCCTTAAGGGAATTGATTGATAAAGTTTTAAAATTTGAAACTGGATATATGATAAGCGATGTGAAGGGTGATTTTATAAATATAGAAAAACTATTAGAATTAATTAATAAGTTTGAAGGGGAGTTGATATTTTTTAATAAAAACGGGGATATACATTTTTATATTCAAAATGGGTTTATTATCCATGGTTTTAGGGGTGATAATAAACTGGCAGATATATTTGAGTTATATCAGGATGTTTGTAATATTTGTTTATTAGAGGTAGAAAGCTTGTTTGAACTTTATGAACAGCTTCGAAATTTAGGTTTTGATGATCTCTTTTTGAAGAAATACTATGAATTTTATTTAAATACTATAATAGAAGAATTATTGAATGGAGATTATAGATATTATTTAAATGAAGTGGATATCCCAGAAAATATGTTTTCAAGACTAAAGTATGATGTTTCTAAACTTATAGATAATTACAACCTTTATTTAGAAGAGAAGATGGAGATAAATAAGATTATTTTTGATGGTTCGTTGACACCTAAAACTGTTGAAGCAGATATTTCTTCTTTAACAGAGTTTGAAAAGAGGATTTATGAGCTATGCAATAATGAGAGAAATATAAGCAAGATAATAAGTTATTTTGGAAATAATAAAGAGATAGCAAAAAATACAATTGGTGCATTAATTTTAACTGGTTTTTTAACTATTTAGTAAGGAGGTCTTGATGAAGAAAATATTGATTGCAGAAGACAGTTCGACTGAAAGAGAGATTATGAAAAAGGCCTTGGAGGCTGAAGGTTTTACTGTTGTTGCGGTTGCTGATGGTGATGCAGC is a window encoding:
- the rsmD gene encoding 16S rRNA (guanine(966)-N(2))-methyltransferase RsmD — encoded protein: MISPKSSGVRPTSDKVRSAIFSKLYNKVVDSYVLDLFAGTGAFGIEALSRGAKFVTFVDINISTLLKNTSFIQNEKFEIIKSDVFKAFKKLRIKYDIIFIDPPYGKIDSKELLNAIKSHQLIAKKGVLIYEESIRTKFEIEERFILFDTKTYGDTKIYYLELTL
- the coaD gene encoding pantetheine-phosphate adenylyltransferase — protein: MMIAIYPGTFDPLTNGHLDIIERGAKMFDRLIVAVAESKRKKPLFDLNDRVTMIEESVLHLPNVEVESFSNLLVDFMKEKNADVILRGLRVVSDFEYELQLALMNRKLNANCETVFLMPNKKYIFLSSSMVREIALLGGDVSCFVPKPVNDFILRKINDKGRT
- a CDS encoding deoxyguanosinetriphosphate triphosphohydrolase encodes the protein MIREELEDLEDKFLHPKAARSKDSKGRGKPEKKCELRTDFQRDRDRIIHSKAFRRLKHKTQVFLSPLGDHYRTRLTHTLEVMQIAKTIAKSLRLNEDLVEAIALGHDLGHTPFGHAGEKILSDILGKPFRHYAHSITVVEKLEKDGFGLNLTFEVLDGIVKHSKGKGPIFDESKLAKTLEGQIVRLADIIAYVNHDIDDAVRAKIISLDDIPKDILKNLGYTHGERIHNAVKDVVLSTIENNYEKVVMSDKMLKLIEDLREFLFANVYLCDIIKEEFDKAYKVLFDLYKFYENNYDAVPELFRKAAKDKKTAIVYFIAGMTDRYAIEEYKRIYLPSNWHI
- a CDS encoding radical SAM protein, coding for MKNGKDILPVFIPFAGCPKKCIYCQQNSITGVKLHDFKKDVEDQVNLFLRVKKKWGKIAFYGGSFNLLPKDKREFLYKVANSINILKVRVSCYPSGFDTELINEMKDNNVEDVELGVQSFSEKVLRLNGRDYSSNEVVKILKLLKQNNFNVGIQIMVGMFGEEYGDIIQNIDFIDKLKFEYIRIYPAVIFKDTKLAALIKSGKNLNYGFSEIIAITTFYYILAIKKGVTVLRIGLHNSSGIERFIEGGYFHPSFGDVVKTFMIYIYLKLFKKSKLYKNYPNYGGVIAKIFNVSYDEKIDINSIAYKLWSEYFENNWWGIKGEIFDLAQEFWSKANK
- a CDS encoding response regulator, yielding MYKVLAIDDSPTMHRLFKMIFTEENGYQLISAYNGEEGLDKLRESDPDIILLDFVMPKLNGFQFAKLIREDLKKNTPILLITSKAEKVGDRFINKFSNIDCIAKPFQAEDLERKVREMLSGEKPESLNIDDSESVEQVDFKVNVSNESENAVSGIASRVEEQVLPSLRELIDKVLKFETGYMISDVKGDFINIEKLLELINKFEGELIFFNKNGDIHFYIQNGFIIHGFRGDNKLADIFELYQDVCNICLLEVESLFELYEQLRNLGFDDLFLKKYYEFYLNTIIEELLNGDYRYYLNEVDIPENMFSRLKYDVSKLIDNYNLYLEEKMEINKIIFDGSLTPKTVEADISSLTEFEKRIYELCNNERNISKIISYFGNNKEIAKNTIGALILTGFLTI